One genomic region from Rosa rugosa chromosome 1, drRosRugo1.1, whole genome shotgun sequence encodes:
- the LOC133737955 gene encoding uncharacterized protein LOC133737955, with protein MRSTIIADNITPEDMKARAMIFIRKHMEEALKVEYLAEEDPRSLWVALEERFNHQRAIYLPEARHDWQNIRFQDFKTVNEYNSEICRIRSLLKFCGEELTEADLLEKTFSTFPPSCMVLQQQYRERNFARFSELITILLLAEKNNNLLLRNDQARPTGTRAIPLPEANTIAHHENNRGRRNRGRGRGRRSERPRHGRRNGPRNGPYDRDHPGNGPRGRGGRGQGPRGGNRNGQVRQAQIRENPGPARRPQNQHNLCYRCGGTDHWSRTCRATDEEIGEYHARCGTREANLVEESVPVDTTLEITDFQAANGYIED; from the coding sequence atgagatcaacGATTATTGCTGACAACATCACCCCTGAAGACATGAAGGCAAGGGCTATGATTTTCATCAGGAAACATATGGAAGAAGCACTCAAGGTGGAATATTTAGCTGAAGAAGACCCACGatctctttgggtcgctctagaagagcgatTCAACCACCAAAGGGCCATCTACTTGCCGGAAGCAAGGCACGATTGGCAGAACATACGTTTCCAAGATTTCAAGACTGTCAATGAGTATAACTCTGAAATCTGCCGGATTCGGTCACTCCTAAAATTCTGTGGAGAAGAGCTCACAGAAGCCGACCTACTGGAGAAAACTTTCTCCACCTTCCCACCTTCCTGTATGGTCCTGCAGCAACAATACAGGGAAAGAAACTTTGCTAGATTCTCCGAATTAATCACCATCCTGTTGCTCGCTGAAAAGAACAACAACCTACTTCTGAGGAATGATCAAGCAAGGCCCACCGGTACTAGAGCAATTCCTTTGCCTGAAGCAAATACTATTGCCCATCACGAAAATAATCGTGGAAGGAGGAACCGGGGCCGTGGAAGGGGAAGAAGGTCTGAACGTCCAAGGCATGGAAGGAGAAATGGGCCCAGAAATGGCCCATATGATCGTGACCACCCAGGCAATGGCCCAAGGGGTCGAGGAGGACGTggacaaggcccacgtggtggaAACCGAAATGGCCAAGTCCGACAAGCTCAAATTAGAGAGAACCCTGGTCCGGCCCGTCGCCCTCAAAATCAGCATAATCTATGTTATAGATGTGGAGGCACTGACcattggtcccgcacctgtcgtGCAACAGATGAAGAGATAGGAGAGTATCACGCCAGATGCGGAACTCGAGAGGCCAACCTTGTGGAAGAGTCAGTCCCTGTGGATACCACCTTGGAGATTACTGATTTCCAAGCAGCCAATGGATACATCGAGGATTGA
- the LOC133737679 gene encoding transcription factor TCP10-like, with amino-acid sequence MDRRVRLAAHTAIQFYDMQDRLRYDRPSKAVDWLIKKSKAAIDELDELPPWNPNSIFVQTTSSLTVGISAAQDKQNASLHFSMVEALSSLSANRRGAMVGSSGVAELVNQNSSNFLQARIV; translated from the coding sequence ATGGACCGCCGCGTCCGGCTCgccgcccacaccgccattcaattctacgacatgcaggaccggctCAGATACGACCGGCCCAGCAAGGCCGTCGATTGGCTCATCAAGAAATCCAAGGCCGCAATCGACGAGCTCGACGAGCTTCCGCCGTGGAACCCGAACTCAATTTTTGTTCAGACAACATCTTCTCTGACGGTGGGgatatccgccgcgcaggacaAGCAGAACGCGAGCCTCCATTTCTCGATGGTAGAGGCTCTGAGTTCTTTGTCTGCTAATCGGCGAGGcgcaatggtgggtagcagcggagtggcaGAGCTGGTGAATcagaacagctcgaattttctgcaggCGAGGATAGTGTGa
- the LOC133727147 gene encoding transcription factor LRL2-like: MDEILDHFFSSSSWTDVDVKERSSLDCYENPPTNEMFLSSLGVIEDDSNNSATNLSNSNHSMESMAAQSANSSVAHDFESDAQDNCNNCAANFSINDQMGLQYDLDGNMARSTSVSSLEPQNVGGNCCEQSVFQRLNGDIETLSPISQLWPLQAYEGVSSPLCPPGMGQQKLCSFGSHDIYELSDLITTEKVSQEMGNYPLPSFASGPQIPMAMTGLQSFPQTTSTNPSAECTGPRKPRMRARRGQATDPHSIAERLRREKIADRMKNLQELVPKSNKTDKASMLDEIIEYVKFLQQQLKVLSARRLGATGAVILDNQAKGTNGISQSPSLGQVAHDISFNEIAFEQVLKLMETDVTKAMHYLQSKGLCMMPVALANAILAEKESSPAPDSAENLKNSGFTDDGFVHNPSSSSSSNSNTLPGTDKTAVNP, encoded by the exons ATGGACGAGATTCTTGATCATTTTTTCAGTTCCTCATCATGGACAGATGTGGATGTAAAGGAAAGATCATCTTTGGACTGTTACGAAAATCCACCAACAAACGAAATGTTTCTCAGTTCACTTGGAGTAATTGAAGATGACAGCAATAACTCTGCTACAAATCTGAGCAACTCAAACCACAGCATGGAGAGCATGGCTGCACAGTCTGCTAATTCATCTGTTGCTCATGATTTTGAGTCTGATGCACAAGACAATTGCAACAATTGCGCGGCCAACTTCTCGATTAATGATCAAATGGGCCTGCAATATGATTTGGATGGTAACATGGCGAGATCAACATCTGTTTCGTCCCTAGAGCCACAAAATGTGGGAGGCAATTGTTGTGAACAGTCTGTCTTTCAGAGACTCAATGGAGATATTGAAACCCTTTCTCCAATTTCTCAGCTGTGGCCTCTTCAAGCTTATGAGGGTGTCTCTTCTCCTCTTTGTCCTCCTGGTATGGGACAACAGAAGCTGTGCAGCTTTGGTAGTCATGATATTTATGAGTTATCTGATTTAATCACCACAGAG AAGGTAAGCCAGGAGATGGGAAATTATCCTTTGCCCTCTTTTGCTTCTGGGCCTCAGATTCCAATGGCAATGACTGGATTGCAGTCTTTCCCACAG ACTACATCAACTAACCCCTCTGCTGAATGTACTGGACCTAGAAAGCCTCGTATGAGGGCTCGCCGAGGCCAGGCAACTGATCCACACAGTATTGCTGAAAGG CTTCGGAGAGAGAAAATTGCTGACAGAATGAAGAATCTGCAAGAACTTGTACCAAAGTCTAACAAG ACTGACAAGGCATCTATGCTTGATGAAATCATCGAGTATGTCAAGTTTCTTCAGCAACAACTCAAG GTTCTAAGCGCACGCAGATTGGGAGCTACAGGGGCAGTTATCTTGGATAATCAGGCTAAG GGGACCAATGGGATTTCACAGTCTCCATCACTTGGTCAAGTAGCTCATGACATTTCTTTCAATGAAATTGCTTTTGAACAAGTACTGAAACTGATGGAAACCGATGTAACCAAGGCAATGCATTATCTCCAAAGCAAAGGTCTCTGCATGATGCCCGTCGCTCTTGCCAATGCCATATTGGCCGAAAAGGAATCATCACCGGCTCCTGATTCTGCCGAGAATTTGAAGAACTCCGGTTTTACTGATGATGGTTTTGTTCACAACCCCAGCAGCAGCAGTAGCAGTAACAGCAACACCTTGCCTGGCACCGACAAAACGGCTGTCAATCCATGA
- the LOC133737879 gene encoding E3 ubiquitin-protein ligase RSL1-like — MCEAMILGSQKFYCPFKDCSAMLIDDGAEVVRDSECPNCNRMFCAQCKVPWHAGIECAEFKKLKNDEKGNEDIMLRNLAQKNQWRRCPKCRFYVEKLIGCDTMRCRCGTYFCYICGKLNVVVKRT, encoded by the exons ATGTGTGAGGCTATGATTCTTGGGTCTCAGAAATTTTACTGCCCCTTTAAGGACTGCTCAGCTATGTTGATTGACGATGGGGCAGAGGTTGTGAGGGATTCGGAGTGCCCTAATTGCAATAGAATGTTCTGTGCTCAGTGTAAGGTTCCATGGCACGCCGGGATTGAGTGTGCGGAGTTTAAGAAGCTGAAGAATGATGAGAAGGGAAATGAGGACATCATGCTAAGGAACCTTGCGCAGAAGAACCAATGGAGGAGGTGTCCAAAGTGTAGGTTCTATGTGGAAAAATTGATAGGTTGCGATACCATGCGGTGCAG GTGCGGTACTTATTTCTGCTACATTTGTGGAAAACTTAATGttgttgtaaaacgaacataa